A genomic window from Thunnus maccoyii chromosome 2, fThuMac1.1, whole genome shotgun sequence includes:
- the LOC121911889 gene encoding oxysterol-binding protein 1-like isoform X1: MSEPKPPTPTAGDTYKGWLFKWTNYIKGYQRRWFVLSNGLLSYYRTQAEMGHTCRGTINLATANIAVEDSCNFVISNGGAQTYHLKANSEVERQRWITALELAKAKAVHMQAESDDSGDDCPAVPPTPGQGGGRNSEVQTTLRTLSSKVEDLNTCNDLIVKHGSALQRSLSELEGIRVGGDMGEKIRQVTERATLFRITSNAMINACRDFLSLAQSHSKRWQKALQVERDQRIRLEETLEQLAKQHNHLERAFRGATVLPPSFSNASLGNKGGASGKGDASDEDDENEFFDAMEDPAEFITVPADPKYHRRSGSNVSGLSSETGMDDQSVNFDELSLASNPESPQPLELEPVRQRRTRIPDKPNYYLNLWSIMKNCIGKELSKIPMPVNFNEPLSMLQRLSEDLEYYELLDKAAKCQSSLEQMCYVAAFTVSSYSTTVHRTGKPFNPLLGETFELDRLKDCGYRSLCEQVSHHPPAAAHHAISEKGWSLRQEITLASKFRGKYLSIMPLGSIQCIFDKSNNHYSWKKVTTTVHNIIVGKLWIDQSGEIDVVNHMTGDRCHLKFAPYSYFSRDVPRKVTGVVTDKEGKAHYVLSGTWDEKMEFSRIMQSSKGENGTEGKQRTVYQTLKAKEIWKKNPLPEGAENMYYFSSLALTLNEPEEGVAPTDSRRRPDQRLMEDGRWDEANAEKQRLEEKQRTTRREREREAVKAASSPEEGKKRRRTKIKQGKGRRDAVCVLCFCLAMFLCPFIFCPLCLSRYTLSACLCLNAKLSLRIQSMTHP; the protein is encoded by the exons ATGTCAGAGCCTAAGCCCCCTACTCCAACCGCTGGAGACACATACAAAGGTTGGCTCTTCAAATGGACCAACTACATAAAAGGTTACCAGAGACGCTGGTTTGTTCTAAGCAATGGACTGCTGTCTTATTACAG GACCCAGGCAGAGATGGGTCACACATGCCGAGGCACCATCAACTTGGCCACGGCCAACATTGCCGTGGAGGACTCATgcaattttgtcatttcaaatggAGGGGCACAAACCTACCATCTGAAGGCCAACTCAGAGGTAGAGCGCCAGCGCTGGATCACTGCTCTGGAGCTCGCCAAGGCAAAGGCCGTCCACATGCAGGCCGAATCAG ATGACTCGGGTGATGATTGTCCTGCCGTGCCCCCCACCCCAGGACAGGGTGGAGGCCGTAACTCAGAAGTCCAGACCACACTACGCACACTAAGCAGCAAGGTGGAGGACCTCAATACCTGCAATGATCTCATTGTCAAGCATGGGTCTGCCCTTCAAAG ATCTTTGTCAGAACTGGAGGGGATTCGTGTCGGAGGGGACATGGGGGAAAAGATCAGACAAGTTACAGAGAGGGCAACACTGTTCCGGATCACCTCTAATGCCATGATCAAT GCATGTAGAGACTTCCTCTCCCTGGCTCAGAGCCACAGTAAGCGCTGGCAGAAGGCCTTACAGGTTGAACGAGACCAGAGGATAAGGTTGGAGGAGACTCTGGAGCAGCTGGCAAAACAACACAACCACTTGGAAAGAGCTTTCAGAGGAGCAACAGTTCTCCCTCCTTCATTCAGCAATGCTTCCTTAGGTAACAAAG GTGGTGCTTCAGGAAAAGGTGATGCcagtgatgaggatgatgaaaatGAGTTCTTTGATGCTATGGAAGACCCAGCAGAGTTTATTACTGTCCCCGCTGATCCCAAGTATCACAG GAGATCTGGCAGCAATGTTAGTGGGCTCAGCAGTGAGACTGGAATGGACGATCAGTCTGTAAAT TTTGATGAACTGTCTTTGGCATCCAATCCGGAGTCTCCACAGCCTCTTGAGCTAGAGCCAGTTAGACAAAGACGGACTCGTATCCCTGACAAGCCCAACTATTACCTCAATCTGTGGAGCATCATGAAGAACTGTATTGGAAAGGAGCTCTCAAAGATACCAATGCCT GTGAATTTCAACGAGCCCCTCTCAATGCTGCAACGTCTGTCTGAAGACCTGGAATACTACGAGCTGCTGGATAAGGCTGCTAAATGTCAGAGCTCACTAGAGCAGATGTGTTATGTGGCCGCTTTCACAGTCTCTTCCTACTCCACCACCGTCCACCGCACAGGAAAACCCTTCAATCCTCTGCTGGGAGAAACTTTTGAGCTGGATCGGCTAAAAGACTGTGGCTACCGCTCCCTCTGTGAACAG gtGAGTCACCACCCACCTGCTGCCGCTCACCATGCCATCTCTGAAAAGGGCTGGAGCCTCAGACAAGAAATTACCCTGGCCAGCAAGTTTAGAGGAAAATATCTTTCTATCATGCCCttag GTTCTATCCAGTGCATATTTGATAAGAGTAACAATCACTACTCTTGGAAGAAAGTGACTACAACGGTACACAACATTATTGTGGGGAAACTATGGATTGATCAG TCAGGGGAGATAGACGTGGTGAACCACATGACAGGGGATCGTTGCCACCTCAAGTTTGCTCCCTACAGTTACTTCTCCAGAGACGTACCAAGAAAG GTAACAGGAGTTGTAACAGATAAGGAGGGGAAAGCCCATTACGTGCTGTCGGGAACCTGGGATGAGAAGATGGAGTTTTCCAGGATAATGCAGAGCAGCAAAGGCGAGAACGGCACTGAAGGCAAACAGAGAACTGTATATCAGACCCTCAAAGCCAAAGAAATCTGGAAAAAGAACCCTTTACC AGAGGGAGCAGAGAACATGTACTACTTCTCCTCACTGGCCTTGACGCTCAATGAACCTGAAGAGGGAGTGGCGCCAACAGACAGTCGACGACGCCCTGACCAGAGATTAATGGAGGACGGCCGTTGGGATGAGGCCAACGCAGAGAAACAGAGGCTTGAAGAGAAACAGCGCACGACCCGTCGAGAACGGGAGAGGGAAGCTGTTAAAGCAGCCAGTTCACCTGAGGAAGgtaagaaaaggaggagaacGAAAATAAAGCAgggaaaaggaagaagagatgCTGTATGtgtcttgtgtttctgtcttgCAATGTTTCTCTGTCCATTCATCTTTTGTCCACTTTGTCTGTCTCGGTATACTTTGTCTGCTTGTCTTTGTCTCAACGCTAAGCTGTCACTGAGGATTCAATCAATGACTCACCCTTGA
- the LOC121911889 gene encoding oxysterol-binding protein 1-like isoform X5, whose protein sequence is MSEPKPPTPTAGDTYKGWLFKWTNYIKGYQRRWFVLSNGLLSYYRTQAEMGHTCRGTINLATANIAVEDSCNFVISNGGAQTYHLKANSEVERQRWITALELAKAKAVHMQAESDDSGDDCPAVPPTPGQGGGRNSEVQTTLRTLSSKVEDLNTCNDLIVKHGSALQRSLSELEGIRVGGDMGEKIRQVTERATLFRITSNAMINACRDFLSLAQSHSKRWQKALQVERDQRIRLEETLEQLAKQHNHLERAFRGATVLPPSFSNASLGNKGGASGKGDASDEDDENEFFDAMEDPAEFITVPADPKYHRRSGSNVSGLSSETGMDDQSVNFDELSLASNPESPQPLELEPVRQRRTRIPDKPNYYLNLWSIMKNCIGKELSKIPMPVNFNEPLSMLQRLSEDLEYYELLDKAAKCQSSLEQMCYVAAFTVSSYSTTVHRTGKPFNPLLGETFELDRLKDCGYRSLCEQVSHHPPAAAHHAISEKGWSLRQEITLASKFRGKYLSIMPLGSIQCIFDKSNNHYSWKKVTTTVHNIIVGKLWIDQSGEIDVVNHMTGDRCHLKFAPYSYFSRDVPRKVTGVVTDKEGKAHYVLSGTWDEKMEFSRIMQSSKGENGTEGKQRTVYQTLKAKEIWKKNPLPEGAENMYYFSSLALTLNEPEEGVAPTDSRRRPDQRLMEDGRWDEANAEKQRLEEKQRTTRREREREAVKAASSPEEGAHQDNHQALWFEKIDDPVSGETLHVYKGGYWETKDSGSWDMCPDIF, encoded by the exons ATGTCAGAGCCTAAGCCCCCTACTCCAACCGCTGGAGACACATACAAAGGTTGGCTCTTCAAATGGACCAACTACATAAAAGGTTACCAGAGACGCTGGTTTGTTCTAAGCAATGGACTGCTGTCTTATTACAG GACCCAGGCAGAGATGGGTCACACATGCCGAGGCACCATCAACTTGGCCACGGCCAACATTGCCGTGGAGGACTCATgcaattttgtcatttcaaatggAGGGGCACAAACCTACCATCTGAAGGCCAACTCAGAGGTAGAGCGCCAGCGCTGGATCACTGCTCTGGAGCTCGCCAAGGCAAAGGCCGTCCACATGCAGGCCGAATCAG ATGACTCGGGTGATGATTGTCCTGCCGTGCCCCCCACCCCAGGACAGGGTGGAGGCCGTAACTCAGAAGTCCAGACCACACTACGCACACTAAGCAGCAAGGTGGAGGACCTCAATACCTGCAATGATCTCATTGTCAAGCATGGGTCTGCCCTTCAAAG ATCTTTGTCAGAACTGGAGGGGATTCGTGTCGGAGGGGACATGGGGGAAAAGATCAGACAAGTTACAGAGAGGGCAACACTGTTCCGGATCACCTCTAATGCCATGATCAAT GCATGTAGAGACTTCCTCTCCCTGGCTCAGAGCCACAGTAAGCGCTGGCAGAAGGCCTTACAGGTTGAACGAGACCAGAGGATAAGGTTGGAGGAGACTCTGGAGCAGCTGGCAAAACAACACAACCACTTGGAAAGAGCTTTCAGAGGAGCAACAGTTCTCCCTCCTTCATTCAGCAATGCTTCCTTAGGTAACAAAG GTGGTGCTTCAGGAAAAGGTGATGCcagtgatgaggatgatgaaaatGAGTTCTTTGATGCTATGGAAGACCCAGCAGAGTTTATTACTGTCCCCGCTGATCCCAAGTATCACAG GAGATCTGGCAGCAATGTTAGTGGGCTCAGCAGTGAGACTGGAATGGACGATCAGTCTGTAAAT TTTGATGAACTGTCTTTGGCATCCAATCCGGAGTCTCCACAGCCTCTTGAGCTAGAGCCAGTTAGACAAAGACGGACTCGTATCCCTGACAAGCCCAACTATTACCTCAATCTGTGGAGCATCATGAAGAACTGTATTGGAAAGGAGCTCTCAAAGATACCAATGCCT GTGAATTTCAACGAGCCCCTCTCAATGCTGCAACGTCTGTCTGAAGACCTGGAATACTACGAGCTGCTGGATAAGGCTGCTAAATGTCAGAGCTCACTAGAGCAGATGTGTTATGTGGCCGCTTTCACAGTCTCTTCCTACTCCACCACCGTCCACCGCACAGGAAAACCCTTCAATCCTCTGCTGGGAGAAACTTTTGAGCTGGATCGGCTAAAAGACTGTGGCTACCGCTCCCTCTGTGAACAG gtGAGTCACCACCCACCTGCTGCCGCTCACCATGCCATCTCTGAAAAGGGCTGGAGCCTCAGACAAGAAATTACCCTGGCCAGCAAGTTTAGAGGAAAATATCTTTCTATCATGCCCttag GTTCTATCCAGTGCATATTTGATAAGAGTAACAATCACTACTCTTGGAAGAAAGTGACTACAACGGTACACAACATTATTGTGGGGAAACTATGGATTGATCAG TCAGGGGAGATAGACGTGGTGAACCACATGACAGGGGATCGTTGCCACCTCAAGTTTGCTCCCTACAGTTACTTCTCCAGAGACGTACCAAGAAAG GTAACAGGAGTTGTAACAGATAAGGAGGGGAAAGCCCATTACGTGCTGTCGGGAACCTGGGATGAGAAGATGGAGTTTTCCAGGATAATGCAGAGCAGCAAAGGCGAGAACGGCACTGAAGGCAAACAGAGAACTGTATATCAGACCCTCAAAGCCAAAGAAATCTGGAAAAAGAACCCTTTACC AGAGGGAGCAGAGAACATGTACTACTTCTCCTCACTGGCCTTGACGCTCAATGAACCTGAAGAGGGAGTGGCGCCAACAGACAGTCGACGACGCCCTGACCAGAGATTAATGGAGGACGGCCGTTGGGATGAGGCCAACGCAGAGAAACAGAGGCTTGAAGAGAAACAGCGCACGACCCGTCGAGAACGGGAGAGGGAAGCTGTTAAAGCAGCCAGTTCACCTGAGGAAG GCGCCCATCAAGACAATCATCAAGCGTTGTGGTTTGAGAAGATAGACGATCCCGTATCTGGTGAGACCCTGCATGTCTACAAAGGAGGCTACTGGGAGACTAAGGATAGCGGCAGCTGGGACATGTGCCCTGATATCTTCTGA
- the LOC121911889 gene encoding oxysterol-binding protein 1-like isoform X7 — protein MSEPKPPTPTAGDTYKGWLFKWTNYIKGYQRRWFVLSNGLLSYYRTQAEMGHTCRGTINLATANIAVEDSCNFVISNGGAQTYHLKANSEVERQRWITALELAKAKAVHMQAESDDSGDDCPAVPPTPGQGGGRNSEVQTTLRTLSSKVEDLNTCNDLIVKHGSALQRSLSELEGIRVGGDMGEKIRQVTERATLFRITSNAMINACRDFLSLAQSHSKRWQKALQVERDQRIRLEETLEQLAKQHNHLERAFRGATVLPPSFSNASLGGASGKGDASDEDDENEFFDAMEDPAEFITVPADPKYHRRSGSNVSGLSSETGMDDQSVNFDELSLASNPESPQPLELEPVRQRRTRIPDKPNYYLNLWSIMKNCIGKELSKIPMPVNFNEPLSMLQRLSEDLEYYELLDKAAKCQSSLEQMCYVAAFTVSSYSTTVHRTGKPFNPLLGETFELDRLKDCGYRSLCEQVSHHPPAAAHHAISEKGWSLRQEITLASKFRGKYLSIMPLGSIQCIFDKSNNHYSWKKVTTTVHNIIVGKLWIDQSGEIDVVNHMTGDRCHLKFAPYSYFSRDVPRKVTGVVTDKEGKAHYVLSGTWDEKMEFSRIMQSSKGENGTEGKQRTVYQTLKAKEIWKKNPLPEGAENMYYFSSLALTLNEPEEGVAPTDSRRRPDQRLMEDGRWDEANAEKQRLEEKQRTTRREREREAVKAASSPEEGAHQDNHQALWFEKIDDPVSGETLHVYKGGYWETKDSGSWDMCPDIF, from the exons ATGTCAGAGCCTAAGCCCCCTACTCCAACCGCTGGAGACACATACAAAGGTTGGCTCTTCAAATGGACCAACTACATAAAAGGTTACCAGAGACGCTGGTTTGTTCTAAGCAATGGACTGCTGTCTTATTACAG GACCCAGGCAGAGATGGGTCACACATGCCGAGGCACCATCAACTTGGCCACGGCCAACATTGCCGTGGAGGACTCATgcaattttgtcatttcaaatggAGGGGCACAAACCTACCATCTGAAGGCCAACTCAGAGGTAGAGCGCCAGCGCTGGATCACTGCTCTGGAGCTCGCCAAGGCAAAGGCCGTCCACATGCAGGCCGAATCAG ATGACTCGGGTGATGATTGTCCTGCCGTGCCCCCCACCCCAGGACAGGGTGGAGGCCGTAACTCAGAAGTCCAGACCACACTACGCACACTAAGCAGCAAGGTGGAGGACCTCAATACCTGCAATGATCTCATTGTCAAGCATGGGTCTGCCCTTCAAAG ATCTTTGTCAGAACTGGAGGGGATTCGTGTCGGAGGGGACATGGGGGAAAAGATCAGACAAGTTACAGAGAGGGCAACACTGTTCCGGATCACCTCTAATGCCATGATCAAT GCATGTAGAGACTTCCTCTCCCTGGCTCAGAGCCACAGTAAGCGCTGGCAGAAGGCCTTACAGGTTGAACGAGACCAGAGGATAAGGTTGGAGGAGACTCTGGAGCAGCTGGCAAAACAACACAACCACTTGGAAAGAGCTTTCAGAGGAGCAACAGTTCTCCCTCCTTCATTCAGCAATGCTTCCTTAG GTGGTGCTTCAGGAAAAGGTGATGCcagtgatgaggatgatgaaaatGAGTTCTTTGATGCTATGGAAGACCCAGCAGAGTTTATTACTGTCCCCGCTGATCCCAAGTATCACAG GAGATCTGGCAGCAATGTTAGTGGGCTCAGCAGTGAGACTGGAATGGACGATCAGTCTGTAAAT TTTGATGAACTGTCTTTGGCATCCAATCCGGAGTCTCCACAGCCTCTTGAGCTAGAGCCAGTTAGACAAAGACGGACTCGTATCCCTGACAAGCCCAACTATTACCTCAATCTGTGGAGCATCATGAAGAACTGTATTGGAAAGGAGCTCTCAAAGATACCAATGCCT GTGAATTTCAACGAGCCCCTCTCAATGCTGCAACGTCTGTCTGAAGACCTGGAATACTACGAGCTGCTGGATAAGGCTGCTAAATGTCAGAGCTCACTAGAGCAGATGTGTTATGTGGCCGCTTTCACAGTCTCTTCCTACTCCACCACCGTCCACCGCACAGGAAAACCCTTCAATCCTCTGCTGGGAGAAACTTTTGAGCTGGATCGGCTAAAAGACTGTGGCTACCGCTCCCTCTGTGAACAG gtGAGTCACCACCCACCTGCTGCCGCTCACCATGCCATCTCTGAAAAGGGCTGGAGCCTCAGACAAGAAATTACCCTGGCCAGCAAGTTTAGAGGAAAATATCTTTCTATCATGCCCttag GTTCTATCCAGTGCATATTTGATAAGAGTAACAATCACTACTCTTGGAAGAAAGTGACTACAACGGTACACAACATTATTGTGGGGAAACTATGGATTGATCAG TCAGGGGAGATAGACGTGGTGAACCACATGACAGGGGATCGTTGCCACCTCAAGTTTGCTCCCTACAGTTACTTCTCCAGAGACGTACCAAGAAAG GTAACAGGAGTTGTAACAGATAAGGAGGGGAAAGCCCATTACGTGCTGTCGGGAACCTGGGATGAGAAGATGGAGTTTTCCAGGATAATGCAGAGCAGCAAAGGCGAGAACGGCACTGAAGGCAAACAGAGAACTGTATATCAGACCCTCAAAGCCAAAGAAATCTGGAAAAAGAACCCTTTACC AGAGGGAGCAGAGAACATGTACTACTTCTCCTCACTGGCCTTGACGCTCAATGAACCTGAAGAGGGAGTGGCGCCAACAGACAGTCGACGACGCCCTGACCAGAGATTAATGGAGGACGGCCGTTGGGATGAGGCCAACGCAGAGAAACAGAGGCTTGAAGAGAAACAGCGCACGACCCGTCGAGAACGGGAGAGGGAAGCTGTTAAAGCAGCCAGTTCACCTGAGGAAG GCGCCCATCAAGACAATCATCAAGCGTTGTGGTTTGAGAAGATAGACGATCCCGTATCTGGTGAGACCCTGCATGTCTACAAAGGAGGCTACTGGGAGACTAAGGATAGCGGCAGCTGGGACATGTGCCCTGATATCTTCTGA